Sequence from the Sphingobium indicum B90A genome:
GCCGCCGATGCGGTCAGCGTTTCGGCGGACTATGTCTGGCCCTTCGGCCTGTCGACCGGCGCGACCGTGACGATGGTGGGCGACAGCTTCAACGATGCGACCAACGCGATCCGGCTGGACGGCTATGCCGTGACGGACGTGCGGGCATCCTTCCCGATCCGGGAGAATCTGGAGATCTACGGCCGCATCGACAATCTGACCGATGAGAAATATGCCACTGTCTATGGCTATGGCACATATGGCCGCTCGGCCTTCGGCGGCGTGCGTGTGCGCTTCTGAAAATAGCCTAATGGCGCGGCGCGGCGTTCACCCGCGCCGCGCCCTTGCGCACGGCTCCGTCAAGCTGCGCCATGCCCTTGTGCGCAGCGCCGTCAAGCTGCGCAGCGATGCTCCGCGCCGCATCGACATAGGCGGGGCCGCCGCACACCGTCCACGCCTGCGGCAGGCGGATGCGCGGAATGGCGCGCAATATGGGATGGCGCAGCATCTCCGTCCCCTGATCGACCACCTCTTCGCTGCCGCTCTCCACGATCAGCCAGTCGGGGCGGGCGGCGATCATCTCCTCCAGCGACAGTTGCGACAGCGCCGGCTTGCCCAGCCTGCCCGCCAGATTGACCAGCCCCACGCGCCGCATCAGGTCGTCGACCAGCGTGCCGGTGCCGGTCATATAGCCGCGCCGCTGATAATAGGCGGCAACCCCGCGACGCTTCGGGCGGGGCAGGGCGGCGAGGTCGCGATTCATGGCCCGGATCAGCGCTTCGCCCCGTTCGGTATGGCCGACCGCCGCTGCAACCTGACGGATCTGCGCCAGGATCATGGGATAGCCGTCCGCGCTCGCCAGCCCCAAAGTCCGCCATCGGCCCGGAGGCGCGCCGACGACGCCGTCGTTTTCGGGAAAGCCGATCAGCAGGTCGGGCCGCAGCGCCAGCACTTCCTCCGCCGGGCGCTTGAGCGTGCGGAAGGCGCGGGCCTTGCCGACCGCCGCCGACAGTTCCGGGTCGTGCCCATAGGGGCTGAGCGCCGCGATCTGCGCCGGGTCGGCCAGAGCGAGCACATATTGATCGGCGCAGGTGTTGAGCGACACGATGCGCCGGGGTTGGGTGGGCGCCGCGCCGGTCAGGACCAGGGCGCAGAACGCTGTAAAGATTATTCTGCGCCGCACGCTGCTGCTCCCGGATTGTGCCTCAACAAACCACCATGCTCCTGCCTTCGCAGGAGCACGGCACGCTGTAGCAAGCAACGAAGGCCGCGCAAGCCATGAGCGTCCGCCGTCACCCGCTGCTGATCCCCGCGCTGATCCTGTTGATGCTGATCGCCGCCCTCGGCTCTGTCACGCTGGGGGCCGTGCCGCTCTCTCCGGAGCGCATCCTTGCCGTCCTGACCGGCGGCGGCGACGATGTCGCCCGCGCCATCCTGATCGACCTGCGCCTGCCGCGCATGCTGCTCGGCCTGATCGTCGGGGCGATGCTGGGCCTCGCCGGCGCCGCGCTTCAGGGCTATCTGCGCAACCCGCTGGCCGAACCTTCGGTCTTGGGGGTGTCCAATGCTGCGGCCCTCGGCGCCGTCTGCGCGCTGTATTTCGGGCTGGCGCAGGTGCATCCGCTGGCGCTTCCGGCACTCGCCATCCTCACCAGCCTGATCGGCATCGGCGCGCTGTTCCTGCTGGCCGGCCCTGCCGAAAGCCCCCTTACCCTGATCCTCGCGGGGATCGCCATCGCCACGCTGAGCGGGGCGGGGATCAGCCTGTCCCTGAATCTCTCGCCCAATCCCTTCGCGGCGATGGAGATCATGAGCTGGCTGATGGGCAGTCTGGAAAACCGCGCCTACAGCCATGTCTGGATCGCGCTGCCCTGCGTTGCCGTCGGCGCGGCGCTGCTGATCGCGGACGGGCGGACGCTGGACGCGCTGACGCTGGGGGAGGATGGGGCGCAGGCGCTGGGCATCGACCTTCGCCGGGCGCGCATCCGCCTGATGCTGGGCGTCGCCATAGGCGTGGGCGGCGCGGTGGCGGTGTCCGGGGCCATCGGCTTCGTCGGGCTGATCGTGCCGCATCTGGTGCGGCCGCTGACCGACCGTTCGCCCTCCGCTATCCTGCTGCCCTCCATGCTGGGCGGGGCGGCGCTGCTGACGCTGGCGGACATCGGCGTCAGGCTGATCCCGACCAGCAGCGAACTCAAGCTGGGGGTGCTGACGGCCTTGCTGGGCGTGCCCGTCTTCCTGATCCACCTGATGCGGGAGCGGCGGCTATGGTGACGATCCGCGCGCAGGCGCTTTCCATCAGGCTGGGCCGGCATCCGGCGGTGAACGGCGTCGACCTGCTGCTGGAGCCGGGATGCCTGTTGGGCATTATCGGGCCGAACGGCGCCGGCAAGTCGACCCTGATCCGGGCGCTGCTGGGGCTGGTGCCGCGGGCGGGCGGCACGGTCCTCATCGACGGCGTCGATAGCGGCCGGCTCAGCCGGCAGGAGATCGCCCGGCGCATCGCCTATCTGCCGCAGGGGCAGGCGCTGCACTGGCCGCTGGCGGTGGAGCGGCTGGTGGCGCTGGGCCGCCTGCCGCATCTGGGGCCGCTGTCCCGCCTTTCCGCGGAGGATGAGGCGCTGATCGACGCCGCCCTGATGCGCGCCGATGCGCTGCATCTGAAGGGGCGGGTCGCGACCGAACTGTCCGGCGGCGAGCGCGCCCGCGTGCTGCTGGCCCGGGCGCTGGCGGTCGGCGCCCCCGCGCTGATCGTGGACGAGCCTCTGGCCGCGCTCGATCCGGGGCATCAGATCGACGTCATGGACCTGCTGAAGGCGGAGGCGCGGGCGGGATCGCTGGTCGTCGCCGTGCTGCACGACCTGGGCATGGCGGCCCGCTATTGCGACCGGCTGGTGCTGATGGACCACGGCTCGCCGGTGGCCGACGGCGCGCCGCTGGAGGTGCTGACGGAGCGGAATCTCGCCCAAGTGTACGGCATTGCAGCGCGCATCGAGGCAGACGGAAAGTGGCCGCTGATCCTGCCCGTGGGGCGAGTCAAAAGCTGAACTCCCTGTCGTTCCCGCGAGAAGCGGGGAGGCGCCCTTACTCCGCAAAAGACCGGGGCGCCGGAGCCACCACCGTGAACGCTCCCGCGCCGATCTCCGACACTTCCAGCGCCCGTTCCGCAATGCCGTCGCGGCCGAAGCGGAACGCCCCGTCGATCCCGGCAAAACCCCCCGCATCGCGCAGCCGCGCCGCCGGGAAGGTCGTGCCCGGCTTCCAGTCGCGGGCAATCCGCACCGTCAGCAGCACCGAATCATAACCCAAAGCCGACAGCCGGAACGGCGCATTGCCGTAGCGCGCCCGATATTTGGTCGCGAGCTGGCTGTAGAGCCCATCCGAAACGCTGGCGAACCATGCGCCGCGCAGCACCCGGCTGGACGCCAGGCCGCTGTCCGTATTCCACAATTCGGTGCCCAGCAGCCGCGCCGTCGCGCCGCCATTCTTCCGCACGATCGGCGCGACCTGCATCGCCACGCGGCCGCTGTCCGCGATCAGCAGCGCGTCATAGCTGGAGGACGCCTGCAATTTCCTGACCGCCGCCGTGATGGAGGCGGCGCTGCGGTCGAATGTCTGCATCGACACCACGGTTGCGCCCGCGCCCTCGACCGCGCGCAGCAGGGCCGTGCCCGACCGCTCGCCATAGGTTCCCTTGGGCACCAGCGCGGCGAATTTGGACAGGCCCTTGCCCCTGGCGAATTCCACCACCCGCTCGATCGACTGGTTGGGGTTGTAGCCCATGATGTAGACGCCGTTTCCGGCGACGCTGGTGTCGTTGGAGAAGCTGATCACCGGCACGTTCGCCCGCGCAGCGATGGGTCCGACGATCCGCGCATCCTCCGCCAGCAACGGCCCCAGGATCAGCTTGTTGCCGTCCGCCAGCGCCTTGTTCGCCGCCGCCGCCGCGCCGACGCCGGTGTCGTAGGTGGTGATGCGCACCTTGTCGGCCTTGGTGTCCAGCAGCGCCAGCGTGGTCGCATTGGCGATGGACTGGCCGACGCCCGCATTGGGACCGCTCATCGGCACCAGCAGCGCGACGCGGTGGCGCAGCGTGTCGGTGGGCAGGCCCTCGGTCACTTCGGGGCCGGTCTGCGTCGGGCCGGTCTGGGCCGGGCCGGGGCCTTTGGGCACGATGGATTGACAGGCGGCGACCAGCAGCGCGGTGGCTGCGAACAAAATCCGCCCGGCGCGTTTCATGGCAGCGAACAAGTCCGCTTGCCGGGGGGCATCCGTCTCTGTCATCTGGCATCCTTATGGAAACTGATATTGTTGATCTTGATGGTTCTGGGCTTGAGGCTGGGCTTTACATCGTTGCAGGGCCGATCGGCAACCTTGGAGACCTTACCCCCCGCGCGGCCGAAGTCCTGCGCCTTGCCGACGTGATCGCCGTGGAAGATACACGGGTCAGCGCACGCCTGCTGCGCCATGCCGGGTCGGACCGGCCGATGGTCCCCTATCACGACCATAGCGCCGAAGGGGTGCGCGCCCGCCTGATCGAGCGGATGGCGAGCGAATCGGTCGCGCTGCTGTCCGACGCGGGAACTCCGCTGATCTCCGATCCGGGGTACAAGCTGGTGCGCGACGCCCGCGCCGCCGGCCGCCGGATCACGACGCTGCCGGGGCCGAGCGCCGCCATCGCCGCGCTCACTTTGTCGGGCCTGCCGACCGACCGTTTCCTGTTCATGGGCTTCCTGCCGTCCAAGCGGAAGGCGCGCGGCGACGCGCTGGCTGAGGTCGCCGCGCTGCGCGCCACGCTGGTCTTCTACGAAAGCGGCCCGCGCCTGTCGGAAAGCCTGGCCGCCATGGCCGAGCATCTGGGCGACCGCGAAGCCGCCGTCTCCCGCGAGATCAGCAAGGCGTTCGAGGAAACCGCCACCGGGACCCTTACCCAACTGTCCGCCCGCTATGCCGACGCCCCGCCCAAGGGGGAGATCGTCGTCATCGTCGGCCAGCCCGGCGAAGCCCCGCCCGCCAGCGCGGAGGATGCCGACGCCGCCCTGCTCGAAGCCATGGAACGCCTCCCCGTCTCCAAGGCGGCGGGGGAGGTGGCGAAGAAACTGGGCCTCGACCGCCGCGCCCTCTACGACCGGGCGCTGGAACTCAAGGCGTGAGGCGTCAGGCCGCCGAAAAACGCGGGCGGCAGGCGGAACGGATCGCCGGCTGGTGGCTGCGCCTGAAGGGCTGGCAGATCGTCGGCCGCCGTATGCGCACGCCCGCCGGAGAGGTCGACCTGGTCGCCCGGCGCGGCGGGATGCTCGCCTTTGTCGAGGTGAAGGCCCGCGCCACCGGCGCCGATCTCGACCTCGCCATCGACGAACGCCGCCTTTCGCGGGTCGCCGCGGCGGCGGAAATCCTGTTCCACGACCTCGCGAAACCGGGCGACGACATGCGAATCGACGTGATGCTCCTTGCACCGGGCCGCCCGCCGCGCCATCTGGCGAATGTCTGGCATGGGGGCTGACTCGACCTCCGTTCGCCCTGAGTAGCCCCTGAGCTTGTCGAAGGGGCGTATCGAAGGGCGGGTGCGGGACGGTGCTTCGATACGGGACTTCGACAAGCTCAGCCCTACTCAGCACGAACGGAAGAAGAGGAAATGATTGCAGTGACCCAGCTCAACCCGCTCACCGTCGCCGTGCAGATGGACCCGATGGAGGGGATCAGGATCGGCGGCGATTCGACCTTCCACATCATGCTGGCGGGGCAGGCGCGGGGGCACCGGCTCTATCATTATCTCGCCCCCGACCTCACCTATCGCGACGGTCGCGTGCTGGCCAAGGCCCGCCCGGTGAAGGTGCAGAAGGTCGAAGGCGACCATTTCGTCTTCGGCGAGCCGGAGATGCTGGACCTCGGCCGCGACGTCGACGTGGTGCTGATGCGGCAGGATCCGCCCTTCGACCTCAGCTACATCACCGCCACCCATCTTCTGGAGCGGGTGCAGGAGGAGACGCTGGTGGTGAACGACCCCGCCTCCGTCCGCAACGCGCCGGAAAAGCTGTTCGTGCTGGATTATGCGCGCTTCATGCCGCCCACCATGATCACCCGCGACCTGGAGCAGGTGAAGTCCTTTCTCGCCCAGCATGGCGAGATCGTGGTGAAGCCGCTTTACGGCAATGCGGGCAACGCCGTCTTCCATGTCGGGCGGTCCGGCGCGAATCTGTCCGCGCTGGTGGAACTGTTCAACGCATCCTGGGTCGAACCCTTCATGGTCCAGGCCTTCATTCCCGGCGTCGCGGAGGGCGACAAGCGCATCGTGCTGGTCGACGGCGAAGTCGCGGGCGCGGTCAACCGCATTCCCGGCGCGGGGGAAATCCGATCCAACCTCGCCGTCGGCGGATCGGCGGCCAAGACCGTCCTCACCGAACGCGAACTGGAAATCTGCGAAGCCCTTGGCCCGGAACTCAAGCGGCGCGGGCTTCTTTTCGTCGGGATCGACGTGATCGGCGGTGAATGGCTGACGGAAATCAACGTGACCTCGCCCACCGGCATCGTTTCCATCGACGCCTTCAACGGCACCGACACGGGCGGCATGATCTGGGACGCGATCGACGCCCGGCTGGCGGCGCGGGCGGCCGCCTGAGCCACGTCGCATCATGACCGACTGGGTTCTCCGCCTGATCGACGCGGGCGGCTATTGGGGCATTTTCGCCCTGATGGTGATCGAGAACATATTTCCGCCGATCCCGTCCGAGCTCATCATGGGCATCGGCGGCATCCGCGTCGGCCAGGGCCGGATGGAGATGGGATGGCTGCTGTTCGCGGGCACCGTCGGCACCACCGTCGGCAATTATTTCTGGTATCTGGTCGGCCATATATTGGGCTTCGGCCGGTTGAAGCCGCTCGTCGACCGCTATGGCCGCTGGGCGACGCTGGAGTGGAAGGATGTCGAGGCGCTCGACCATATCTTCGGCAAATATGGGCAGATCGTGGTGTTCGTCTTCCGCTTCATGCCCGCCTTCCGCACGATGATCTCGCTGCCCGCCGGGCTGTTCCGCATGGGGCATGTCCGCTTCCTGCTGTGGACCAGCGGCGGGGCGCTGGTGTGGAATATCATTCTCGCCTATGCGGGCTATATTTTGGGGCAGAATTTCCGCGACATCGACAAATATGTGGGGCCGGTGGCGACGGCCTGCGTGGTGGGGGCGGTCCTCTTCTACCTCTGGCGGCTGGCGACCTGGAAACCCAGGGGCTGATCCGGGGATATGCCGTGTTCCTGCGAAGGCAGGAACCCAGTTCAGACGAGGGAATGGACTTCACGCCCGCGGATGCGCGTTCCGGTAAACATCAAGCAGATGCGCCGCATCCACCTGCGTATAGATTTGCGTGGAGGACAGGCTGGCATGGCCCAGCAACTCCTGCAACGACCGCAAATCCGCCCCGCGCCCCAGCAGGTGCGTCGCGAAGCTGTGCCGCAAGGCATGGGGCGTCGTCCGGTCGGACAGCCCCAGCCGCCCTCGCGCGCCCTGCACGGCCCGGCGGATCAGCGCAGGCGACAGCGGCCCGCCCCGGACCCCCCGGAACAGCGGCGCGTCCTTCTCCTGCCCGAAGGGGCAGAGCGCCACATAGGCCTCCATCGCTTTCCGCACCTGGGGCAGCAGCGGCACGATCCGCGTCTTGCCCCGCTTGCCGGTGACGCGCAAAGTCTCTCCCAGGGGCAGCACCGCGCCGGTCAGCGCCATCGCCTCCCCGATGCGCAGCCCTGCCCCGTAAAGCAGCAGCAGCACCGCCCAATCCCTGGCGCCGATCCATTCCTCCCGCGCCGTTTCGGCGATGTCCCCGGCCAGCGCCACCGCCTCGTCGGGCGAGACCGGGCGGGGCAGGCCGCGCTTCACGCGAGGCCCCTTCAGCATCGGCACCCGCGCATCCTCCCCGCCGACGAAGCGCAGGAAACCCCGCACCGCCGACAATTCCCGCGCCGCCGAGACATTGCCGATCCCGTCCATCCGCCGCACCGTCAGGAAGGCGCGCAGGTCGGCCTGTTCGATCCCCGCCAGCATCGCCGCCGTCGCCGCTTCGCCGCGATGCTCCTCCAGAAAGGCCAGCAATCGCTCGGCGGTCGCCACATAGGCGCGCACCGTATGCATCGAGCGCCGCCGGTCTAGCGCCAGATGCCGCCGCCACTGTTCGCAAAGATCGTCCGCCGCCATGGCGCCATGATAGGGCAGGGGATCGCCCTTGAAAACCGCCCGGAAATGGGCACATGGGATGGGACATGGCAACTCCCTTCGACCTGGCCGACCTTCCGACCGGCGCGCTGATGCGGCTTTCCCCGCTGGTGGGGCGCGTGCTGGCGCCCAATCCGTCGCCCTTCACCTATACGGGCACGCAGACCTATCTGGTGGGCGCGGAGGATGTGGCGGTGATCGATCCCGGTCCGGACGATCCGGCGCATCTGGCCGCGCTGATCGAGGCGATAGGGGGGCGTCCGGTGACGGCGATCCTCTGCACCCACACCCATCGCGACCACAGCCCCGCCGCCGCGCCGCTGGGCGAGCGGACCGGCGCGCCGGTCATCGGTTGCGCGCCGCTGACGCTGGAGGATGATGGCCCCCGCGCCGACGCCGCCTTCGACGCGGCCTATCGCCCGGACCGCGTGCTGGCGGACGGCGAACGGATCGGCGGCCGGGGCTGGACGCTCGCCGCCGTGGCCACGCCCGGCCACACCTCCAACCATCTCTGCTTCGCGCTGCTGGAGGAAAAGGCCCTGTTCACCGGCGATCATGTGATGGGCTGGTCCACCAGCATCGTTTCCCCACCCGACGGCGACATGGCGGCCTATATGGCCTCGATGCAGCGGCTGCTCGACCGGACCGACACCGTCTATTATCCGGCGCATGGCGACCCGGTCGACAATCCGCAGCGGCTGGTGCGCGGCATGATGGGCCATCGCAAGCAGCGGGAGGGCCAGATACTGCGCTTCCTGGAACGCAACGGCGCGTCGGAAATCCCCGACATGGTCGTGGAAATGTACAAGGGCGTCGACCCGCGCCTGCACAGCGCGGCGGGGCGTTCGGTGCTGGCGCATCTCATCGACCTCGACGGGCGCGGCATCGCCGCCGCGACGGGGGACGGGCGATGGCGGCTGCGCTGAGGCGCTTCGCCGGGTCGATCGCAATAGGGATCGTCCCTGTCAACGAGGTACTGGTCAACAGGCGGAACGCCCGTTAGGGGGCGCTGGATGAAGGCCCTTCAAGGAGCAGGGTAGGGACATGAACGCCATCACCGGAATCCCGCAGGGGATCGACCTGCGCGCGGAGATCGACCGGCTGCGCAAGGAACGCAACGCCGTCATCCTCGGCCATTATTACCAGAAGCCGGAAATCCAGGACCTGTCCGATTTCGTGGGCGATTCCCTGGAACTCTCGCGCAAGGCGGCGGAGACGGACGCGGACGTCATCGCCTTTTGCGGCGTGCGCTTCATGGCGGAAACGGCGAAGATCCTCTCGCCGGAAAAGATCGTGGTGCTGCCCGACATGGACGCGGGATGCAGCCTGGAGGACAGTTGCCCGCCCGCCCAGTTCAAGGCCTTTCGCGAGGCGCATCCCGACCATATCGCGCTCAGCTACATCAACTGCTCGGCGGAGGTGAAGGCGCTTTCCGACATCATCGTCACCTCCTCCTCGGCGGAAAAGATCCTGGCGCAGATTCCCAAGGAGCAGAAGATCATCTTCGGCCCCGACAAGCATCTGGGCGGCTATCTGAAGCGCAAGCTCGGCCGCGACATGCTGCTCTGGCCGGGCGTCTGCATCGTGCATGAGGCGTTCAGCGAGACCGAACTGCTGAAGCTGAAGGCCCAGCACCCGCAAGCGCCCATCGCCGCGCATCCGGAATGCCCGCCGCACATCGTCGACCACGCGGACTATATCGGCTCGACCAGCGGCATATTGGAATTTTCCAAGACCATGCCCGGCGACACGCTGATCGTCGCGACTGAACCGCACATCATCCACCAGATGCAGAAGGCGGTGCCGGAAAAGACCTTCATCGGCGCCCCCGGCGCGGACGGCAACTGCAACTGCAACATCTGCCCGTACATGGCGCTCAACACGATGGAGAAGCTCTATCTGGCGCTGCGCGACCTCCAGCCGCGCATCGAGATGGAGGAGGGGCTGCGCCTCGCCGCGAAGAAAAGCCTCGACCGCATGCTCGAAATGGCGAGCGGCACGGTCGGGCAGGGTGATCTGGGCGCGCGCTGATGGAACGCATGGTCACGGCCGTGGAAATCGCGCGCCGCCACCACATATCGGACAAGCGGTTGCGCGGCATTCTGCGCCGCGACTGGCCATGGCCGCGGCGCAAGCACGACTTCTGGACCTTTCCGGCGGGCAGCGAGCAGGCGGCGATGATGGAGATGATCGCAAAAAGGCTGGCGGCAGCATGACCTTCGCTCTCCCCGGCTTCGATCTCGACGCCTTTGTCGCCTCCACCCTGGCGGAGGATCTTGGCCCGGACGGCCGCGACGTCACCAGCGAGGCGGTGATTCCCGCCGACGCGATGTTCGACGGCGTGATGGACAGCCGCGACGCCGTGACGCTGGCGGGCCTGCCCATCGCCGCCGCCTTCTTCCGCGCGCTCGACCCGGATGTGGAGATCGAACTGCTCCGGCAGGATGGCGACCGCGTGGCGGCGGGCACCGACATCATGCGCATCCGGGGCAAGGCCCGCGCCATGCTGACGGCCGAGCGGTCCGCGCTCAACACCGTCCAGCACCTGACCGGCATCGCCACCATGGCCCGCGCCTATGTCGACGCGATCCTGGGCACCGGCGCGACGCTGCTGGACACGCGCAAGACCATTCCGGGCCTTCGCGTGCTGGAAAAATATGCGACCCGCATGGGCGGCGCGACCAATCACCGCATGGGGCTTTGGGACGCGGCGATGATCAAGGACAATCATGTCGCCGTCGCCGGATCGGTCGAGGAAGCCGTCCGCCGCGCCGCCGCCGCCGGGATCGCCAGCATCATCGTGGAGGTCGACCGCGTCGACCAGATCGAACCCGCGCTTGCCGCCGGGGCCACGCACCTCCTGCTCGACAATATGGACGCGCCCACCCTGCGCGGGGCGGTGACGCTGGTCGGCGGGCGCGTCCCCACCGAAGCGTCGGGCGGCGTCACGCTGGACAGCATCCGCGCCAAGGCGGAAACCGGCGTCACCTATATCAGCGTCGGCCGCCTCACCCAGTCGGCCCCGGCCGCCGACATCGGCCTCGATTTCGCCTTTGCCTGAAGTCGCGCATGCGCCGCGGCCCTTGCCCGCCGCTAGGCGCATTTGCAGGCCGCCAGGGCTGAATGTCGATACAGCCTAACCCTCGACGATCACCGTCGAAGGATGATGCCGGTCCAGATGCCTGCGGATGATGCGCAGATTCTTGCTGTTGGACTTGTAGAAGAAATCGAAAACGTCCCCGGCAAAGGGAATGGCGCCGATCAGCGTGTCGAAGCCGACATTGGCCGCCATGCGCGTGAGCTGCCATTTCGACATGCCCAGGTTCCGCGCTTCCCACACGATCCACGCCCCCATGGCGGCCGTGGCGAAATCGCCCACCACGGGGATCAGCCCCACCAGACTGTCCAGCCCGACCCGCCGGTTGGTGCCGGGAAGGACGAACAGCCCCTCCAGCATCGCCTCCATCATCTCGATCCGCCTGCGCACCGAAGCCGGATCGCGGCCGAATCCGGGCATGTCGCGCACGATCCGGTCGAACTGGTCCTGCGAAATCGCCATCATCCGTCCTCCAAGCATCGGCTTTCGTTGCTCTAGTTGGTGCTCCTGAACAGATGGTTCAATGGGTGCCGCGCCCGGGGCGAAGCCATGAAGCCGGTCAGCCGCCGCGCCACCAGCGACCAGCGCACCGGCGCGCCCAGCGCGATGAAGCCGTTATGCGCCTGCATCAGCGCCTCCGCCCGCGCCACGCGGGCCATGCGCTCGTCCAGGCTGGCGGAAAGGCTCGCCGCCTGCAATTGCGCCTCCGCCTCCGCCGAGCAATGCACCTTCCGCGCGCAGCCGATCCGCCCCAGATACCAGAGCGCGCTGTCATAGGCCGCAACCTCGTCGACCAGCCGCAGATCGGCATCGGCCGCCATGTCGACCCGCTCGACAGCCAGGCCGATCATGCCCAGGTCATGCCGCACCAGCCCGAACAGCAGGGTGGAGCCCGGCCCCCTGGGCAGCGCCACGCGCAACGCCGGCGGATCGCCATGCTCGCTGCGCCAGCGTTTCATGACCGCCTGTCCCTGCGCCCAGCGTTCATCCTGCGACAGGCGGGACCAATCCGGCACGGCGGGCGGCGCGGGCAGGTCGAGCTGGCCCGGCACGATCTGCTCTGTCGTGGCCCAGCCGCCGACGGGGAACATCACCGGCAGGCGGCTGCGGTCGATCGCCATGTTGATCGCCCGCCGCACGCCGTCATCCTCCAGCAGCTTGCCGCTCGCCCCGCTCCGGCCCGTCACCGCCAGTCCCAGCAGCCCCTGCACCGGATCGATCCGCACATCGTCGCGGTCGACCCCCGCCGGCACCAGCAGCGGCAGGTCGGAAAAGCGCCCGCCCAGCACGAGCGCGGCCTTGCCCTGCTGGAAACGGGTGATGGCGAGCGCCGCCCGCTCCGCCCGGACGATCCGGGTCTGCCAGGCGGGCACCGGCAGTTCGTCGCCGGATTCGTTCGTGGCCCGCTCCACCGGCGTCAGCACCAGCGCCTTCCCCGGAACGCCGCCCCGCTTCTCCCGCCGATAGGGGCCGGTTCCCCCCTCCCGCGACAGGATCGCCATCTGCGGCTGGGCCAGCATCTGCAACACATAGGGGCGCGGCGCCGCCAGCCTGATCTCGATCACCTCGCCCGTCATCGCCACCACGTCCTGCACCGCGTCCAGCGGCCCGGCGGGGTCCAGCCGGCGCAGCGCCTCTATCCGCGCGGTCAACAGCCGCCCGACATCCTTCGCCAGCACCTTGCTCCCATCGGGCCAGAAGGCGCGGCGCAGGCGGAAGATATAGCTGCGGCCATCGTCCTCCACGATCCAGCGCTGGGCGAGGGCGGGCAGGATCTCGCCGCCGGCATCGAACGCCACCAGCCCCTGCGCGGTGGTTTCCAGGAACAGCTTCGATCCGGGGTCCGGCAGATTCTCCAGGGGCGTGGCGAAATCGGCGGGGCTGCCGATCACGCTGACCGTCACCGGTCCGCTCCCCTCGTCAGAGCAGCCGCCCGTCATCGCCGCCATCAGGGCGGCTCCGCAAAGGGTCAGCCAGGCGGGAAAGGGACGGGAAGGGGCGGAAACCATGTCCGGACAAGGCTTAACCCGCAACCGCGCCCGCGCCAACCGTCATGATGCGGCATGTGCGGGGACTGCTCAAAGTCGCGGAATCGCGGGAACCCAGCCGGGCGCAAGGGGGCCTTTCCCCGCTGTCCCATAGCGGAACAATATTTCATTAACCATGACTCCGCATTGGCCGCAGAAAGGCGCTCCTCTATATCCTTGGATATGCGCCTTTTTTCGACTCTCCTGCTTGTATCCGCCGCCGTGACGGCAACCGCGCTGGCGCAGGGGGTGACGTCGCCCTTCACCGTGGCGGAAAGCGGGCGAAGCTATGCGACGCTGGGGGACGCGATCAGGGCGATCGGCAATGGCCGCGGCACGGTGCTGGTGGCGCCGGGCAGCTATGCGCAATGCGCGGTGCAGCAGGGCGGCGATGTCACCATCCGCGCGCAGAAGCCGGGCACCGCCATCCTCGACGGCGTGGCCTGCGAGCAGAAGGCGGCGCTGGTGCTGCGCG
This genomic interval carries:
- a CDS encoding ABC transporter substrate-binding protein yields the protein MVSAPSRPFPAWLTLCGAALMAAMTGGCSDEGSGPVTVSVIGSPADFATPLENLPDPGSKLFLETTAQGLVAFDAGGEILPALAQRWIVEDDGRSYIFRLRRAFWPDGSKVLAKDVGRLLTARIEALRRLDPAGPLDAVQDVVAMTGEVIEIRLAAPRPYVLQMLAQPQMAILSREGGTGPYRREKRGGVPGKALVLTPVERATNESGDELPVPAWQTRIVRAERAALAITRFQQGKAALVLGGRFSDLPLLVPAGVDRDDVRIDPVQGLLGLAVTGRSGASGKLLEDDGVRRAINMAIDRSRLPVMFPVGGWATTEQIVPGQLDLPAPPAVPDWSRLSQDERWAQGQAVMKRWRSEHGDPPALRVALPRGPGSTLLFGLVRHDLGMIGLAVERVDMAADADLRLVDEVAAYDSALWYLGRIGCARKVHCSAEAEAQLQAASLSASLDERMARVARAEALMQAHNGFIALGAPVRWSLVARRLTGFMASPRARHPLNHLFRSTN